From one Geoalkalibacter halelectricus genomic stretch:
- the lptE gene encoding LPS assembly lipoprotein LptE, which translates to MPAFLSLLLLVLLTTGCGYQPLGRGAGLPEGVETVYIPVFENRTLEPFLENQITRDVIEEFSRREGVRVLAAPQTADARLEGEITAFQAAPLSFGPEDRIGQYRVRVTIAVTLRRTDTGLVLWRGQLDWSEQYPTAADKSVQEDNEQAAIRVISRRLAENLYMRLHDNF; encoded by the coding sequence TTGCCGGCTTTTTTGAGCCTTCTGCTGTTGGTCTTGCTGACCACGGGTTGCGGCTATCAACCCCTGGGGCGTGGCGCGGGCCTTCCTGAAGGTGTGGAGACGGTTTATATCCCGGTGTTTGAAAATCGCACCCTGGAACCTTTTCTGGAAAATCAGATCACCCGCGACGTCATCGAGGAGTTCTCGCGGCGCGAGGGTGTGCGGGTGCTCGCCGCCCCCCAAACTGCCGATGCTCGCCTGGAGGGGGAAATAACCGCCTTTCAGGCCGCGCCCTTGTCATTTGGCCCCGAGGATCGTATCGGTCAATACCGCGTCCGCGTCACTATCGCCGTGACCCTGCGTCGCACCGACACAGGCCTGGTGCTATGGCGCGGGCAGCTCGATTGGTCGGAGCAATATCCCACCGCTGCGGATAAAAGCGTTCAGGAAGATAACGAACAGGCGGCCATTCGTGTTATCAGCCGCCGTCTCGCCGAGAATCTTTACATGCGCCTGCACGACAATTTCTAG
- the rpsT gene encoding 30S ribosomal protein S20 has product MANHKSAIKRNKQNEKRAARNRHIRSTMRTLVKQVREAVASGDAGAAQAALQRAVPYIDKSAGKGIIHKATASRKIARLTKLVNAVA; this is encoded by the coding sequence TTGGCGAATCACAAATCTGCGATCAAAAGAAACAAGCAAAATGAAAAACGCGCGGCGCGTAACCGCCACATCCGCTCCACCATGCGTACCCTGGTAAAGCAGGTCCGCGAGGCGGTTGCCAGCGGCGACGCCGGTGCGGCTCAGGCGGCCCTTCAGCGCGCCGTTCCCTATATCGACAAATCGGCCGGCAAGGGCATTATTCACAAAGCGACGGCCAGCCGGAAGATCGCTCGTCTGACCAAGCTGGTGAATGCCGTTGCCTAG
- the holA gene encoding DNA polymerase III subunit delta — MKPIEFQRVLDSGQFPSLLFLHGEETYLLDRAYHDLVEKVLDPADRDFNLSVFTGREASVETILDACRTLPVFAPRRLVAVKDAHLLKTEDLSRFLPYLQNPVPETVLVFSAKGIDGRLSFFREFKKKGVLVEFRRLYDNQIPGFVKDQARISGKSFTEDALVLFCRRMGNDLGEIRSELDKLCAYVAHGTLIDVEDVRQVISDTREESVFDLINAIGRRRPAEALRLLARMLDDGEPPLRILTLVVRHLRQLWQATELIKLGADRNEMAKRLRINPYFLDGLLGQSKSFSAEEYRRTFVACLQTDLALKSSGGDPGALMEKLVLGLIQGEGRQ, encoded by the coding sequence GTGAAACCTATTGAATTCCAACGCGTTCTGGACTCCGGGCAGTTTCCCTCCCTGCTGTTTCTCCATGGTGAGGAAACCTACCTTCTGGATCGCGCCTACCACGACCTGGTGGAAAAAGTTCTCGATCCCGCGGATCGCGATTTCAATCTCAGCGTTTTTACCGGACGCGAAGCCTCGGTCGAAACCATTCTCGATGCCTGCCGCACCTTGCCGGTTTTCGCTCCTCGGCGACTGGTCGCCGTCAAGGACGCCCATCTGCTGAAGACGGAGGATCTTTCTCGCTTTCTTCCCTATCTTCAAAATCCCGTTCCCGAAACGGTCCTGGTTTTTTCGGCCAAGGGCATAGACGGGCGCTTGTCCTTTTTCCGCGAATTCAAAAAGAAAGGAGTTCTGGTCGAATTTCGCCGCCTCTATGACAATCAGATCCCTGGATTCGTGAAGGATCAGGCGCGTATCAGCGGCAAGAGTTTTACCGAGGATGCCTTGGTGTTGTTCTGCCGGCGCATGGGAAACGATCTGGGGGAGATTCGCAGTGAACTCGACAAGCTTTGCGCCTATGTGGCACACGGCACCCTGATTGATGTCGAGGATGTGCGCCAGGTCATCAGCGACACCCGCGAGGAGAGCGTTTTCGACCTCATCAATGCCATCGGTCGGCGCCGCCCGGCTGAAGCCTTGCGCCTGCTCGCGCGAATGCTCGACGACGGCGAACCGCCGTTGCGAATCCTCACCCTGGTGGTACGCCACCTCCGCCAACTCTGGCAGGCGACCGAACTGATCAAACTGGGTGCCGACCGCAACGAAATGGCCAAACGCCTGCGTATCAATCCGTATTTCCTCGATGGCTTGCTCGGCCAATCGAAAAGCTTTAGTGCGGAAGAATATCGCCGGACCTTTGTCGCCTGCCTGCAAACCGATCTGGCTCTCAAGTCAAGCGGTGGGGATCCTGGCGCGCTGATGGAAAAACTGGTACTTGGCCTGATTCAAGGGGAGGGGCGGCAATGA